One segment of Leptospiraceae bacterium DNA contains the following:
- a CDS encoding carbonic anhydrase — MFHKIKYDFPASIVVFLVALPLCLGVALASGAPLLSGLISGIVGGIIVGLLSGSHTSVSGPAAGLTAVVLSSINELGSFEVFLASVVLAGIFQVIFGVFRGGFISAYIPSNVIKGLLAAIGIILILKQIPHAVGFDIDAEDDFSFLQPDGENTFSELLKVVYYVLPGALIISSISLVILYVWDRTPLKKFRYFPSSLFVVLLGVGLNQFFIQFIPELIIEQTHLVNIPKINVRELESILKYPDFSQITNYKVWTVAYTVAIIASLETLLNLEAVDNIDPQKRHSPPNRELVAQGIGNIFSGIMGGIPVTSVIVRSSINIQSGNRSKVSSILHGFFLLVSVLSISRILNLIPLSSLAAILIFTGYKLAKISLFKEMYLKGKNQFFPFVATIIAIVFTDLLIGILIGLAISIAFILRNNYRNPFTVEKKQLHVGETLRLELSNQATFLNKATIKDTLWHVPAGSRVIIDASYCDYVDHDILELIQDFQNTVGPEKNIQVNVIGIRDKYQLTDNIQFVNVLDKKGQEKLTPDDVLEILKHGNLRFVEGQKTEKYYKHQVNATSDGQYPMAVVLSCIDSRTSPEIILDAGLGDLVSIRIAGNIINDEILGSIEIACEKLGTKLIVVMGHSKCGAIKLAANSVRTGKISAITDKIELAISQCDHQLNQSSEQRIDTISWLNVHNSVSEIIEKSKYVEKKVESGDIKLVSAFYEVETGKVIFER; from the coding sequence ATGTTTCATAAAATTAAATACGATTTTCCCGCGAGTATTGTAGTTTTTTTAGTCGCGTTACCATTATGTTTAGGTGTAGCGTTAGCTTCGGGAGCACCTTTACTTTCTGGATTAATTTCAGGAATTGTAGGAGGAATTATTGTAGGACTTCTCAGCGGCTCTCATACAAGTGTAAGTGGTCCGGCTGCTGGTTTGACTGCAGTAGTATTGAGTTCCATCAATGAACTCGGAAGTTTTGAAGTTTTTTTGGCTTCTGTAGTTTTAGCAGGTATTTTCCAAGTAATATTTGGCGTATTTAGAGGTGGATTTATTTCTGCTTATATTCCTTCCAATGTGATTAAAGGGTTATTAGCCGCTATTGGGATTATTTTGATTTTAAAACAAATTCCACATGCGGTAGGATTCGACATTGACGCGGAGGATGATTTTTCGTTTTTACAACCGGATGGCGAAAATACTTTTTCAGAACTTTTAAAAGTAGTTTACTATGTATTACCCGGAGCACTCATTATTAGTTCCATTTCGTTAGTTATTTTGTATGTATGGGACAGAACACCACTCAAAAAGTTTCGCTATTTTCCTTCTTCCCTTTTTGTAGTTTTGTTAGGAGTAGGGCTAAATCAATTTTTTATTCAATTTATTCCTGAATTGATAATTGAACAAACTCATCTCGTAAATATTCCAAAGATAAATGTTAGAGAATTAGAAAGTATATTAAAGTATCCAGATTTCTCACAGATTACGAATTATAAAGTTTGGACAGTTGCCTATACAGTCGCCATCATCGCTTCTCTGGAAACTCTTTTGAATTTGGAGGCGGTAGACAATATTGATCCACAAAAAAGACATTCGCCACCGAATCGGGAACTAGTAGCACAGGGGATTGGAAATATTTTTTCGGGGATAATGGGTGGTATCCCTGTCACATCTGTAATCGTTAGAAGTTCCATAAATATCCAATCTGGAAATAGAAGTAAGGTATCAAGTATACTTCATGGATTTTTTTTACTTGTAAGTGTATTGTCCATTTCGCGTATTTTAAATTTAATACCGTTGTCTTCTCTTGCTGCAATTCTTATTTTTACTGGTTATAAACTCGCAAAAATTTCTTTATTTAAAGAAATGTATTTAAAAGGGAAAAATCAATTTTTCCCTTTTGTTGCAACGATTATTGCAATTGTATTTACTGATCTTTTAATAGGTATTTTAATTGGCCTAGCAATTAGTATTGCATTTATACTTCGAAATAATTATCGAAATCCTTTTACTGTTGAAAAAAAACAACTTCATGTAGGTGAAACACTTCGGTTAGAATTATCCAATCAAGCTACTTTTTTGAATAAGGCTACTATTAAAGATACTCTTTGGCATGTACCGGCAGGATCGCGAGTAATAATTGATGCAAGTTATTGTGATTATGTTGACCATGATATTTTGGAATTAATTCAGGATTTTCAAAATACAGTGGGACCTGAAAAAAATATACAAGTAAATGTAATTGGAATTCGAGACAAATACCAATTAACCGATAATATTCAATTTGTAAATGTTCTGGATAAAAAAGGTCAAGAAAAGTTGACTCCGGATGACGTTTTAGAAATTTTAAAACATGGTAATTTACGGTTTGTAGAAGGACAAAAAACGGAAAAATACTACAAACACCAAGTAAACGCTACGTCAGACGGACAATATCCAATGGCAGTAGTTTTGAGTTGTATTGATTCGCGAACTTCGCCTGAAATAATTTTAGATGCTGGTCTAGGGGATTTGGTATCTATCCGTATAGCTGGAAATATTATTAACGATGAAATCTTAGGAAGTATCGAAATTGCCTGCGAAAAATTAGGGACAAAACTCATTGTTGTTATGGGTCACTCTAAGTGTGGAGCAATCAAGTTAGCTGCAAATTCAGTTCGTACAGGGAAAATTTCTGCAATTACCGACAAAATTGAATTGGCAATTTCTCAGTGTGATCATCAGTTGAATCAATCCTCGGAACAACGGATAGATACTATATCTTGGTTAAATGTACATAATTCAGTCAGTGAAATAATTGAAAAAAGTAAATACGTGGAAAAAAAAGTAGAGTCAGGCGATATAAAATTAGTTTCTGCTTTTTATGAAGTTGAAACTGGAAAAGTTATTTTTGAAAGATAA
- a CDS encoding TIGR04452 family lipoprotein: protein MQNFQLSSFITIFILIFTSCMHLPSDKKNTLKGSEVIGRLQAEAKAIDTIYFSTNAKDSLQFKSAHYAQPAAVVDLLVPIVIKINPKLNYQKDTVNECIQNIRTLGLPLSGVASIITCDIKEAAFIDLGPVNTGGRSVEKNTRLLQILSLP, encoded by the coding sequence ATGCAAAATTTTCAATTAAGTTCATTCATCACAATTTTCATCCTTATTTTCACATCATGTATGCATCTCCCATCTGATAAAAAAAATACTTTAAAAGGAAGTGAAGTGATCGGGCGATTACAAGCAGAGGCAAAGGCAATCGATACAATTTATTTTTCTACAAATGCAAAAGACTCTCTACAATTCAAATCTGCACACTATGCCCAGCCGGCTGCCGTAGTTGATTTATTAGTTCCCATTGTAATAAAAATTAATCCAAAACTAAACTACCAAAAAGATACTGTTAATGAATGTATACAAAATATCCGCACGTTAGGACTACCACTAAGTGGTGTTGCATCCATTATTACCTGCGATATTAAAGAAGCAGCCTTTATTGATTTAGGTCCGGTAAATACAGGTGGAAGATCTGTAGAAAAAAATACAAGACTCTTACAAATTCTTTCCTTACCATAA
- a CDS encoding beta-glucosidase: protein MQKIIFPKDFIWGTATAAYQIEGGYNQDGKGLSVWDDFTHKKGKIKNGDNGDITCDHYNRYKEDVSLMKTLGYGAYRFSIAWTRILPDGKGSINQKGLDFYDRLVDELLKKKINPHITLFHWDLPLALEKEGGWYNRKTSEYFGDYTEIVVKKLGDRVKNWITLNEPWVVFVCGYLLKVFPPGVFRPFSAFKVAHNLLLAHGIGLARIKSLYPKSSVGITNALTPVHNYRLTEEPKSTLRADAIINRLWLDPIYKGKYPDIISSFVESQNKGNIFPEDMKLISGKTDFLGVNNYSRTIVKFFPFPIYNFRPVNPSYKGVEFTSMGWEIYPQGLLELMRMIRTDYGNPPVHITENGVSFYESPAANGIVEDNDRISFLQDYLSYLHKAILEGSDIRGYFVWSFMDNFEWAEGFAKTFGLVHIDRNSLNRTPKLSAKWYSKVVKENGFVYGS, encoded by the coding sequence ATGCAAAAGATTATATTTCCAAAGGATTTTATTTGGGGTACTGCAACTGCTGCCTACCAAATCGAAGGTGGATACAACCAAGACGGAAAAGGGCTTTCTGTGTGGGACGATTTTACTCATAAAAAAGGAAAAATCAAAAACGGGGATAATGGCGATATAACCTGTGATCATTACAATCGTTATAAAGAAGATGTAAGTCTTATGAAAACACTTGGTTACGGTGCCTATAGGTTTTCGATTGCGTGGACTCGAATTTTACCAGACGGAAAAGGAAGTATTAACCAAAAGGGTTTAGATTTTTATGATAGACTAGTCGATGAGCTCTTAAAGAAAAAAATAAATCCGCATATAACTTTGTTTCATTGGGATTTGCCATTAGCCTTAGAAAAAGAGGGTGGTTGGTACAACCGAAAAACTTCCGAATACTTTGGTGATTACACAGAAATAGTAGTTAAAAAGTTAGGAGATCGAGTAAAAAATTGGATTACATTAAATGAACCTTGGGTTGTTTTTGTATGCGGTTATTTGTTAAAAGTATTTCCGCCAGGAGTGTTTAGACCTTTTTCTGCATTTAAAGTTGCGCATAATCTATTGTTGGCGCATGGGATCGGACTAGCTCGGATTAAGTCTTTGTATCCAAAATCTTCGGTCGGGATAACAAATGCATTAACTCCTGTCCACAACTATCGATTAACAGAAGAACCAAAATCCACTCTTCGTGCGGATGCGATCATCAATCGTCTTTGGTTAGATCCAATTTACAAAGGAAAATATCCTGATATTATTTCTTCATTTGTTGAATCTCAAAACAAAGGAAATATTTTTCCGGAGGATATGAAACTTATTTCCGGAAAAACTGATTTTTTAGGTGTTAATAATTATTCCCGTACTATTGTTAAATTTTTTCCTTTTCCAATTTATAACTTCCGGCCTGTGAATCCTTCTTACAAAGGAGTAGAATTTACAAGCATGGGTTGGGAAATTTATCCACAAGGGTTACTCGAACTTATGCGTATGATTCGAACTGACTATGGTAATCCTCCTGTTCACATTACTGAGAATGGCGTTTCTTTTTATGAATCTCCGGCGGCTAACGGTATTGTAGAGGATAATGATAGAATTTCTTTTTTACAGGATTATCTATCCTATCTTCACAAAGCTATTTTGGAAGGTTCTGATATTCGCGGTTATTTTGTTTGGTCTTTTATGGATAATTTTGAGTGGGCAGAAGGTTTTGCTAAAACGTTTGGTTTGGTTCACATTGACCGAAATTCTCTTAACCGTACACCTAAACTCAGCGCAAAATGGTATTCTAAAGTTGTGAAGGAAAATGGATTTGTTTATGGAAGTTAA
- a CDS encoding phosphoglycerate kinase, with protein sequence MNLPRIENIDVKGKRVFLRVDFNVPLDNGKVGDETRITKTLPTIELLLNRGAKLIVASHLGRPDGKVNPKYSMKPVQEAFAAILKKPVQFSEQIIGSDVEKLSHNLSDGEVLLLENLRFHKEEEENNPEFAKKLSQLADLFINDAFGAAHRAHASTEGITHYLPSYAGTLMYREIEMLTGLITKPEKPFVAIIGGAKVSSKIKILNNLFNKVDTMLIGGGMAYTFLKSRAVPIGSSLVEKEFESQAFQIIDKAAYENVDFQLPVDHVIADSFSEKGKIKTVDKMGIIDGWMGMDIGPKTISAYEKIIKSAGTILWNGPMGVFEMDKFANGTIQIAKAIAKSNAKSVVGGGDSLAAIAKAGVEDKITHISTGGGASLEFLEGKTLPGVAALLKNNKD encoded by the coding sequence ATGAATCTACCCCGTATTGAAAATATTGACGTTAAAGGTAAAAGAGTATTTTTAAGAGTGGACTTCAATGTCCCTCTTGATAACGGAAAAGTCGGTGATGAAACACGTATCACCAAAACTCTTCCTACAATCGAACTTCTTTTAAATAGAGGAGCAAAACTAATTGTAGCAAGTCATTTGGGGAGACCAGATGGAAAGGTTAATCCTAAGTATTCGATGAAACCTGTGCAAGAAGCATTTGCGGCTATTCTAAAAAAGCCTGTGCAATTTTCTGAACAAATAATTGGTTCTGATGTAGAAAAACTTTCTCATAATCTGTCAGATGGCGAGGTATTACTTTTAGAAAATCTTCGTTTTCACAAGGAAGAAGAAGAAAATAACCCTGAGTTTGCGAAAAAACTTTCTCAGTTGGCTGATCTTTTTATCAACGATGCGTTTGGAGCGGCTCACAGAGCACATGCTTCTACAGAAGGGATTACTCATTATTTGCCTTCGTATGCTGGTACTCTCATGTATCGCGAAATTGAAATGCTAACAGGTTTAATTACGAAACCGGAAAAACCATTTGTGGCAATCATTGGTGGGGCAAAAGTTTCTAGTAAAATCAAAATTCTTAACAACTTGTTTAACAAAGTAGATACAATGTTAATTGGTGGTGGAATGGCCTATACATTCTTAAAGTCCAGAGCAGTTCCAATCGGCTCTTCTCTTGTAGAAAAAGAATTTGAGTCACAAGCATTCCAAATTATCGACAAAGCTGCATACGAAAATGTAGACTTTCAACTTCCCGTCGACCATGTGATTGCTGACTCCTTTAGCGAAAAAGGAAAAATTAAGACTGTTGATAAAATGGGAATCATAGATGGCTGGATGGGAATGGATATAGGTCCAAAGACAATCTCTGCATACGAAAAAATTATCAAATCTGCAGGAACCATTCTTTGGAACGGTCCTATGGGTGTATTTGAAATGGATAAGTTTGCAAATGGAACCATTCAAATTGCAAAAGCGATTGCTAAGTCCAACGCAAAGTCAGTAGTAGGCGGTGGGGATTCTCTAGCGGCTATCGCTAAAGCAGGAGTAGAGGACAAAATCACCCATATTTCGACTGGTGGGGGAGCTTCGTTAGAGTTTTTAGAAGGTAAAACCTTACCGGGTGTAGCCGCACTTTTGAAGAATAACAAAGATTAG
- a CDS encoding triose-phosphate isomerase: MRKKIMSGNWKMNLNLTQATELAEGIKKGLESKKTSLELLVFPSAIHLQKVAETLKGTSVLVGAQNIYPSGLAAYTGETSTDQLKDLGIFHALVGHSERRQFLGETDAFLNQKIHFLLKAGFIPVFCIGETLQEREANNTFDVVKRQVTEGLKDVNAEDAKKIILAYEPVWAIGTGKVATPEQAEEVHAFIRKELTSLYNSDVSESISILYGGSVKPDNVKSLMEKPNIDGGLVGGASQKWDSYLALL, encoded by the coding sequence ATGCGCAAGAAAATCATGTCTGGAAATTGGAAAATGAATTTGAACCTAACACAAGCTACTGAGCTTGCGGAAGGAATCAAAAAAGGTTTAGAATCTAAGAAGACTTCTTTAGAACTATTAGTATTTCCTTCTGCTATTCATTTACAAAAGGTAGCAGAAACTCTAAAAGGAACTTCTGTATTGGTCGGAGCTCAAAACATTTATCCCTCTGGGCTAGCGGCATACACAGGAGAAACCTCTACAGACCAACTAAAGGACTTGGGAATTTTTCACGCACTTGTTGGACATTCTGAAAGAAGACAATTTCTTGGTGAGACTGACGCATTTTTAAATCAAAAAATACATTTCCTTTTAAAAGCTGGCTTTATTCCGGTATTTTGTATTGGGGAAACCTTACAAGAGCGTGAGGCTAACAATACGTTTGACGTAGTAAAACGTCAGGTGACAGAAGGTTTAAAAGATGTAAATGCAGAAGATGCAAAAAAAATTATTCTTGCTTATGAGCCAGTTTGGGCAATTGGAACTGGAAAAGTGGCAACACCAGAACAAGCAGAAGAAGTTCATGCATTTATTCGAAAAGAGCTTACTTCGCTTTATAACTCAGATGTAAGCGAATCGATTTCTATTTTATACGGCGGTTCAGTGAAACCGGACAATGTAAAATCACTGATGGAAAAACCAAACATTGACGGCGGTCTTGTGGGTGGTGCTAGTCAGAAATGGGATTCTTACTTAGCTTTGCTTTAA
- the gap gene encoding type I glyceraldehyde-3-phosphate dehydrogenase, whose protein sequence is MTKIAINGFGRIGRLVLRVGLEDPNLEFVAINDLVTPDNLAYLFKYDSTHGKFKGTVEHDAENIIINGKKIRCLAEKEPEKLPWKAMGVEYVIESTGRFTDKEGAGKHITAGAKKVIISAPAKDKDIPTYVLGVNADKYNPATEHIVSNASCTTNCLAPIVKVVLDNFGFAEGLMTTVHAMTATQPTVDGPSKKDFRGGRGAAQNIIPSSTGAAKAVGLCIPEVAGKLTGMSFRIPTPDVSVVDLTVKTVKPTSLKEIKQKMKEASEGSLKGILGYTEEAVVSCDFTSDPLSSIFDADASIELNANFFKLVSWYDNEMGYSNRVVDLIRYMVKKG, encoded by the coding sequence ATGACAAAAATTGCAATTAATGGTTTTGGAAGAATTGGAAGACTCGTACTTCGCGTAGGTTTGGAAGATCCAAATTTAGAGTTCGTAGCAATAAATGATCTCGTTACCCCGGATAATTTAGCATATCTTTTTAAATATGATTCTACTCACGGTAAGTTCAAAGGAACTGTTGAGCACGACGCAGAAAACATAATCATCAATGGGAAAAAAATCAGGTGTTTAGCAGAGAAAGAACCTGAGAAACTTCCGTGGAAAGCGATGGGAGTTGAGTATGTAATTGAGTCTACAGGTAGATTTACAGATAAAGAAGGTGCGGGTAAACATATAACAGCAGGAGCCAAAAAAGTAATTATTTCCGCTCCGGCAAAAGATAAAGATATTCCTACTTATGTATTGGGTGTAAATGCAGATAAATATAACCCAGCTACTGAGCATATTGTATCGAATGCTTCTTGTACAACAAATTGTTTAGCACCGATTGTAAAAGTTGTATTGGATAACTTTGGTTTTGCTGAGGGGCTAATGACAACTGTTCACGCAATGACTGCAACTCAGCCAACCGTTGACGGACCTTCTAAAAAAGACTTCCGTGGTGGAAGAGGGGCTGCACAAAACATCATTCCTTCTTCTACAGGTGCTGCAAAAGCAGTAGGACTTTGTATTCCTGAAGTTGCTGGAAAGTTAACAGGGATGTCTTTTCGTATTCCAACTCCAGACGTTTCTGTTGTTGACTTAACTGTAAAAACAGTAAAACCAACTTCTCTAAAAGAAATTAAACAAAAAATGAAAGAGGCTTCAGAAGGAAGTCTAAAAGGAATTTTGGGATACACCGAAGAAGCAGTTGTATCTTGTGATTTTACTAGTGATCCACTTTCTTCTATTTTTGATGCGGACGCAAGTATAGAACTGAATGCAAACTTTTTCAAATTAGTATCTTGGTATGATAACGAGATGGGATATTCCAATCGAGTTGTTGATTTAATCAGATATATGGTAAAAAAAGGATAA
- the secG gene encoding preprotein translocase subunit SecG — protein sequence MGFLIGTVLVFFVIACSLLILLVLVQAGKGGGLGGMMGGASQTAFGSSSADVLTKATRVMAISFIVLSLMLSFLFAKKEEVIEPIAPQSEIIPAVDESKTVDPSAKSAETAPAKSVVPSNPEPTK from the coding sequence ATGGGATTTTTAATCGGAACAGTTTTAGTATTTTTTGTAATTGCTTGTTCACTTCTTATACTTTTAGTATTAGTGCAAGCGGGTAAAGGTGGCGGACTTGGTGGAATGATGGGTGGTGCAAGCCAGACAGCATTTGGTTCCTCCAGTGCGGACGTTCTCACGAAAGCAACGAGAGTTATGGCCATTTCTTTTATAGTTTTATCGCTTATGCTTTCCTTCTTATTTGCAAAGAAAGAAGAAGTTATAGAGCCAATAGCTCCTCAATCGGAAATTATTCCAGCTGTTGATGAGTCAAAAACAGTTGATCCTTCTGCTAAATCGGCAGAAACAGCACCTGCAAAATCAGTAGTCCCTTCAAATCCAGAACCAACAAAATAA